The following are from one region of the Candidatus Methylomirabilota bacterium genome:
- a CDS encoding DUF1254 domain-containing protein, which produces MKKALGILLALALAAPVAAQQVPYPISPAKVTQPGAGVNMQPAYVQSVARMAYVWGWPMVYMTNRRAAITQAPHPGLLNGVLPAAPRGRLAMLHDYIPPEQNFITCPNQDVVYGLGFFSLDEEPVVIQVPDFGTRFWVYAIYDARTDQFVEIGKPYKSKPGFYLLVGPKWKGEKPGGVQAVLRSPTELSNAIPRVFMNDTAEDRKAIQPRINQIVAYPLKEFDGKMKTVDWSTAPTIPGPQSSGGGETAWVVPEKFFDQLAGVLDTVPPLPGEEALYAQFRALLAAAAKDPALKKLLVDTAVEAEKDLITLFFQWKHNGRPAGNGWNRSVNNARYGVDYFSRAGTAKSNMFDNKPNETQYFYTDDDSSGAALDGGKTYEITFAKWQEPPVNGFWSLTLYNEHHFFHPNNLKRYSLGTKNTTLKRNADGSLTLYAGATSPGKEKESNWLPAPAGHFSLYIRAYWGKAAILDGSWQPPQIRTVS; this is translated from the coding sequence ATGAAGAAGGCTCTCGGCATTCTCTTGGCTCTAGCGCTTGCCGCACCGGTCGCCGCCCAGCAGGTGCCGTATCCGATCTCGCCCGCGAAGGTGACGCAGCCGGGGGCGGGGGTGAACATGCAACCGGCCTACGTCCAGTCGGTCGCACGCATGGCGTACGTGTGGGGCTGGCCGATGGTGTACATGACCAACCGGCGCGCCGCGATCACCCAGGCGCCGCACCCAGGTCTCCTCAACGGCGTGCTGCCGGCCGCGCCGCGCGGTCGGCTCGCGATGCTGCACGACTACATCCCTCCGGAGCAGAACTTCATCACCTGCCCCAACCAGGACGTGGTCTACGGTCTGGGCTTCTTCTCGCTCGACGAGGAGCCGGTGGTGATCCAGGTGCCGGACTTCGGCACGCGGTTCTGGGTATACGCGATCTACGATGCGCGCACCGACCAGTTCGTCGAGATCGGCAAGCCTTACAAGAGCAAGCCCGGCTTCTACCTGCTCGTGGGGCCCAAGTGGAAAGGCGAGAAGCCCGGCGGCGTCCAGGCGGTGCTGCGCAGCCCGACCGAGCTCTCGAACGCCATCCCGCGCGTGTTCATGAACGACACGGCGGAGGACCGGAAGGCGATCCAGCCGCGGATCAATCAGATCGTCGCCTACCCGCTGAAGGAGTTCGACGGCAAGATGAAGACCGTCGACTGGAGCACGGCGCCGACGATCCCGGGGCCGCAGTCCTCCGGCGGGGGCGAGACCGCCTGGGTCGTGCCGGAGAAGTTCTTCGACCAGCTCGCCGGCGTACTGGACACGGTGCCGCCGCTGCCGGGCGAAGAGGCGCTCTACGCACAGTTCCGCGCCCTGCTCGCCGCGGCCGCAAAGGACCCAGCGCTCAAAAAGCTGCTGGTGGACACGGCCGTCGAGGCCGAGAAGGACCTGATCACGCTCTTCTTCCAGTGGAAGCACAACGGCCGGCCCGCGGGCAACGGCTGGAACCGCTCGGTTAACAACGCCCGCTACGGCGTCGACTACTTCAGCCGCGCCGGCACCGCCAAGTCCAACATGTTCGACAACAAGCCGAACGAGACGCAGTACTTCTACACCGACGACGACTCGTCCGGCGCGGCGCTCGACGGCGGCAAGACCTACGAGATCACGTTCGCGAAATGGCAGGAGCCTCCGGTGAACGGCTTCTGGTCGCTGACCCTCTATAACGAGCATCACTTCTTCCACCCGAACAACCTCAAGCGCTACTCCCTCGGCACGAAGAACACCACGCTCAAGCGCAATGCTGACGGCTCGCTCACGCTCTACGCCGGCGCCACCTCGCCCGGCAAGGAAAAGGAGTCGAACTGGCTGCCCGCCCCCGCGGGGCACTTCTCCCTGTACATCCGCGCTTACTGGGGCAAGGCGGCGATCCTGGACGGCTCCTGGCAGCCGCCGCAGATCCGTACGGTGAGCTGA
- a CDS encoding amidohydrolase family protein gives MTAPLDLLLRDALLPEGRRVDIGCRGRLIAAVTPASGPGAAAAPATATRELGGRLVTPGLVDAHVHLDKAFLSPRAPGVEGTLAEAIRVTGEAKKRFTVQDIRARARQVLDLAVRSGTTAMRGHVEVDPIVGLMALEALLPLKAEYAPALDLQLCAFAQEGILQSPGTEALLGRALRGGADLVGGCPYNDTDPRAHVDIVFRLAREFGVDADFHADFFDEPTHLHVRYICEQTARLGWQGRVVVGHMTELAALPPAEADGIIRELAAARVGVILLPATDLYLMGRGDTYKVRRGLAPAKRLLAGGVGVAAATNNVRNAFTPVGNADPALMAFLLTVGAHMGTGEEQAQALAMVTTEPARMLRLGDRTLAEGRPADLVVWEATALDEAVGGVAPRRLVVKAGRVSVEHRHAVDEPWRAGHASVV, from the coding sequence GTGACCGCGCCCCTCGACCTGCTGCTGCGCGACGCCCTGCTCCCGGAGGGACGCCGGGTGGACATCGGCTGCCGCGGCCGGCTGATCGCGGCGGTAACCCCCGCGAGTGGGCCGGGCGCGGCGGCCGCGCCGGCCACGGCCACGCGCGAGCTGGGCGGACGCCTGGTGACCCCGGGGCTGGTGGACGCCCACGTGCACCTGGACAAGGCCTTTCTGTCCCCGCGCGCGCCCGGCGTGGAAGGCACGCTCGCGGAGGCCATCCGCGTGACCGGCGAGGCCAAGAAGCGCTTCACGGTGCAGGACATCCGCGCCCGCGCCCGCCAGGTGCTGGACCTCGCCGTGCGCAGCGGCACCACCGCCATGCGGGGCCACGTGGAGGTGGACCCCATCGTGGGGCTCATGGCGCTGGAGGCCTTGCTTCCCCTCAAGGCCGAGTACGCGCCGGCCCTCGATCTCCAGCTCTGCGCCTTCGCGCAGGAAGGCATTCTCCAGTCGCCGGGCACGGAAGCGCTCCTGGGCCGGGCGCTGCGCGGGGGCGCCGATCTCGTGGGCGGCTGCCCCTACAACGACACGGACCCCCGCGCCCACGTCGATATCGTGTTCCGCCTGGCCCGCGAGTTCGGCGTGGACGCGGACTTCCACGCGGACTTCTTCGACGAGCCCACGCATCTCCACGTCCGCTATATCTGCGAGCAGACCGCACGCCTCGGCTGGCAGGGGCGCGTGGTCGTGGGCCACATGACCGAGCTGGCCGCCCTGCCCCCGGCCGAGGCGGACGGGATCATCCGCGAGCTGGCGGCGGCGCGCGTGGGGGTGATCCTGCTGCCCGCCACCGACCTCTACCTGATGGGCCGCGGCGACACGTACAAGGTGCGCCGGGGTCTGGCCCCGGCCAAGCGGCTTCTGGCCGGCGGCGTGGGGGTGGCGGCCGCGACCAACAACGTGCGCAATGCCTTCACCCCCGTCGGCAACGCCGATCCGGCGCTGATGGCGTTCCTTCTGACGGTCGGCGCCCACATGGGGACGGGCGAAGAGCAGGCGCAGGCCCTCGCCATGGTCACCACCGAACCCGCGCGCATGTTGCGTCTGGGTGACCGCACGCTCGCCGAGGGCCGGCCGGCGGATCTCGTCGTCTGGGAGGCCACGGCGCTGGACGAGGCGGTGGGCGGCGTGGCACCGCGGCGTCTCGTCGTGAAGGCCGGACGCGTGAGCGTCGAGCATCGCCACGCCGTCGACGAGCCGTGGCGCGCCGGTCACGCTAGCGTCGTGTAG
- a CDS encoding DUF1116 domain-containing protein yields the protein MLVDCVPAREALGLAERTVLHSGPPLAWERACPPVQTAILCAIRYEGWARDDAGAARLVESGAVKLAPCHHSGAAGPMTGMVTASMPVFVVENRPRGNRAFATINEGLGKVLRFGANDESVVTRLRWLAAETGPLLGAALRAAGGLDLRALMAQALRMGDEMHQRNVAASSLFARALMPHLARTAPDTGAVARLAEFIGGNDQFFLNLAMAAAKASADPCLDVAGATMVATMARNGTDFGIRVAGLGPRWFTAPVNTPQGLYFPPYGAADANPDMGDSAIVETVGLGAFAMAAAPAVVGFVGAGGLRDALRITEEMGEITLGEHPHFRIPTLDDRGAPVGIDVRKVVETGITPLINTGIAGRKPGTGQIGAGVVRAPLACFEQALDALARGLA from the coding sequence ATGCTGGTGGACTGCGTACCCGCGCGCGAGGCGCTGGGTCTGGCCGAGCGCACCGTGCTCCACTCCGGGCCGCCCCTGGCCTGGGAGCGCGCCTGCCCGCCGGTGCAGACCGCCATACTCTGCGCCATCCGCTACGAGGGCTGGGCGCGGGACGACGCGGGCGCCGCGCGGCTGGTCGAGTCGGGGGCGGTGAAGCTGGCGCCGTGCCACCACTCGGGCGCGGCGGGGCCCATGACCGGCATGGTCACCGCCTCCATGCCGGTGTTCGTGGTGGAAAATCGGCCACGGGGGAATCGTGCCTTTGCCACCATCAACGAGGGGCTGGGCAAGGTGCTGCGCTTCGGCGCCAACGACGAGAGCGTGGTGACGCGCCTCCGCTGGCTGGCCGCCGAGACAGGGCCGCTCCTGGGCGCGGCGCTGCGCGCGGCCGGGGGCCTGGATCTGCGCGCGCTCATGGCGCAAGCCCTCCGCATGGGCGACGAGATGCATCAGCGGAACGTGGCAGCCTCCTCCCTCTTCGCCCGCGCCCTCATGCCGCATCTGGCGCGCACCGCGCCGGACACCGGGGCGGTGGCGCGGCTGGCCGAGTTCATCGGCGGCAATGACCAATTCTTCCTGAACCTGGCCATGGCCGCGGCCAAGGCCTCGGCCGATCCGTGCCTCGACGTGGCGGGCGCCACCATGGTGGCGACGATGGCGCGAAACGGGACGGACTTCGGCATCCGCGTGGCGGGGCTCGGCCCGCGCTGGTTCACCGCGCCGGTGAATACTCCCCAAGGCCTCTACTTCCCGCCCTATGGCGCCGCCGACGCCAACCCCGACATGGGTGACAGCGCCATCGTGGAGACGGTGGGCTTGGGTGCCTTCGCCATGGCCGCCGCGCCGGCGGTCGTGGGCTTCGTGGGCGCGGGCGGGCTCCGCGATGCCCTTCGCATCACCGAGGAGATGGGCGAGATCACGCTGGGCGAGCACCCGCACTTCCGCATCCCCACGCTCGACGACCGCGGCGCGCCGGTGGGGATCGATGTGAGGAAGGTCGTGGAGACGGGGATCACGCCACTGATCAACACCGGGATCGCCGGGCGTAAGCCGGGCACGGGGCAGATCGGCGCCGGCGTGGTGCGGGCGCCCTTGGCCTGCTTCGAGCAGGCGCTGGACGCGTTGGCCCGCGGCCTGGCGTGA
- the fdrA gene encoding acyl-CoA synthetase FdrA: protein MITRTTLKRSFYQDSVALMGLARELRTGAGVRETAALMGTPANQALMADAGLLTEEARAAGPNDLVIVVRTDSAAEAEAALARAESLLTARRARVEASGRRRPRTLDSAVRRLEGANLAVISLPGVFAAAEARKALRRGLHVMLFSDNVALEDEIALKRLAAERGLLLMGPDCGTAYLGGVPLGFANVVPRGRIGLVAASGTGLQQVMTLLAAAGEGVSQAVGVGGRDMSEPVGAPMTLAALEALGADPATELIVVVGKPPAPAVRAKVEARLRALGKPAVVAMLGREVTAGTSGPLTTVATLEDAAAAAVARRRGRTWESRAFSDAAAARERVKEYRAARGPGAAAVRGLFAGGTLAYEALLILEPLLGADTVGGNLGGHGGGPHRVLDLGADEYTVGRAHPMLDAALRVEEIQRAAKEPDTAVLLLDVVLGHGAAIDPAGDIAPALEAARRHAQAHGRGLAVVASVVGTTADPQGLAVQTARLEAAGAWVLPSNAQAARAAACIAGEPPVAEALLDGGA from the coding sequence GTGATCACGCGCACCACGCTCAAGCGCAGCTTCTATCAGGACTCGGTGGCGCTGATGGGACTGGCGCGCGAGCTCCGCACGGGCGCCGGCGTGCGCGAGACGGCGGCGCTGATGGGCACGCCGGCCAACCAGGCGCTGATGGCGGACGCCGGGCTCCTCACCGAGGAGGCGCGCGCCGCAGGGCCGAACGACCTCGTCATCGTGGTGCGGACGGATTCGGCCGCCGAGGCGGAGGCGGCGCTGGCGCGCGCGGAGTCGCTCCTCACCGCGCGGCGGGCGCGCGTGGAGGCCTCCGGCCGGCGGCGGCCGCGCACGCTCGACAGCGCCGTGCGCCGGCTGGAGGGCGCGAACCTCGCCGTGATTTCCCTTCCCGGTGTGTTTGCGGCGGCCGAGGCGCGGAAGGCCCTGCGCCGAGGTCTCCACGTGATGCTCTTCAGCGACAACGTCGCGCTGGAGGACGAGATCGCGCTGAAGCGCCTGGCGGCGGAGCGCGGGCTGCTCCTCATGGGCCCCGACTGCGGCACCGCGTATCTGGGCGGCGTGCCGCTGGGCTTCGCCAATGTGGTGCCGCGCGGGCGCATCGGCCTGGTCGCCGCCTCGGGCACCGGGCTCCAGCAGGTGATGACGCTGCTGGCCGCGGCGGGCGAAGGCGTCTCCCAGGCCGTCGGCGTGGGTGGGCGCGACATGTCGGAGCCGGTAGGCGCCCCCATGACGCTGGCAGCGCTGGAGGCCCTGGGCGCCGATCCCGCCACCGAGCTGATCGTGGTGGTGGGCAAGCCCCCGGCCCCGGCAGTGCGCGCCAAGGTGGAGGCTCGGCTGCGCGCGCTGGGCAAGCCCGCGGTGGTGGCCATGCTCGGGCGCGAGGTCACCGCGGGCACGAGCGGCCCGCTCACCACCGTGGCCACGCTGGAGGACGCGGCGGCCGCCGCCGTGGCCCGGCGCCGTGGCCGCACGTGGGAGTCGCGCGCCTTCTCCGACGCGGCGGCGGCGCGAGAGCGAGTGAAGGAATACCGGGCGGCGCGGGGACCCGGGGCGGCGGCGGTGCGGGGGCTCTTCGCAGGTGGCACGCTGGCCTACGAGGCGCTCCTGATCCTGGAGCCCCTGCTGGGCGCAGACACCGTGGGCGGCAATCTGGGCGGGCATGGGGGCGGGCCGCATCGCGTGCTGGATCTGGGCGCGGACGAGTACACCGTGGGCCGCGCGCACCCCATGCTGGACGCCGCGCTCCGGGTTGAGGAGATCCAGCGTGCGGCGAAAGAGCCGGACACCGCGGTGCTGCTGCTGGACGTGGTGCTGGGCCACGGCGCCGCGATCGATCCCGCCGGCGACATCGCGCCCGCACTGGAGGCCGCGCGGCGCCACGCCCAGGCCCACGGCCGCGGACTGGCCGTGGTGGCGAGCGTCGTCGGCACCACGGCCGATCCCCAGGGTCTGGCGGTCCAGACGGCGCGGCTCGAAGCGGCCGGCGCGTGGGTGTTGCCGTCCAATGCCCAGGCCGCGCGCGCCGCCGCCTGCATCGCGGGCGAACCGCCCGTGGCCGAAGCGCTGCTGGACGGGGGGGCCTGA
- a CDS encoding DUF2877 domain-containing protein — MIGTRLRVRALGAQLAARLETDPSLPDRPHSMFEHAVNFETADGALLTLHGPGPLAAPFAIALESWEADLAGGPLTLDLGGAARVDLAVRPVRNGVTARVLLAAGLADTRPEPCAAGLESPRGRAARAALSRAIGARDAADFIDAACGLIGLGEGLTPAGDDYLVGVLAILHRLADGWPAAAAVARALTAHAVDATTTVGAAFLRHAVAGQFSEPLRDLAMAKSPSGARAAAAALARMGATSGADTLAGMRAALAALEATPA; from the coding sequence ATGATCGGTACGCGACTTCGGGTGCGCGCCCTCGGCGCGCAGCTCGCCGCCCGGCTCGAGACGGACCCAAGTCTTCCCGACCGGCCGCATTCCATGTTCGAGCACGCCGTCAACTTCGAGACGGCGGACGGCGCGCTGCTCACCCTGCATGGGCCCGGTCCACTCGCCGCGCCGTTCGCCATTGCGCTGGAGTCGTGGGAGGCGGACCTCGCCGGCGGTCCTCTCACGCTCGATCTCGGCGGCGCCGCGCGCGTGGACCTCGCGGTTCGCCCCGTGCGGAACGGCGTGACCGCGCGCGTCCTGCTCGCCGCGGGGCTCGCCGACACGCGCCCGGAGCCCTGCGCGGCCGGGCTCGAGTCGCCGCGGGGGCGGGCCGCCCGAGCCGCGCTGAGCCGCGCCATTGGCGCGCGCGACGCGGCCGACTTCATCGATGCCGCGTGCGGGCTGATCGGCCTGGGTGAAGGACTCACGCCAGCGGGCGACGACTATCTCGTCGGCGTCCTCGCGATCCTGCATCGACTGGCCGATGGCTGGCCCGCGGCCGCAGCCGTGGCGCGGGCCCTCACGGCGCACGCCGTCGATGCCACCACCACGGTGGGCGCGGCCTTCCTGCGTCACGCCGTCGCGGGCCAGTTCTCCGAGCCTTTGCGCGATCTCGCCATGGCGAAGTCGCCGTCCGGCGCGCGCGCCGCCGCCGCCGCGCTGGCGCGCATGGGCGCGACGTCCGGCGCGGACACGCTGGCCGGCATGCGCGCGGCGCTCGCCGCCCTCGAGGCCACGCCCGCGTGA